A genomic stretch from uncultured Cohaesibacter sp. includes:
- a CDS encoding FAD-dependent oxidoreductase: MSNPVTFPPSIWAVTAPARKQAAPLAEAIEADTVVIGGGFTGLGAALHLAKAGKEVVLLEGKAIGWGASGRNNGQVIPTLTAAEPDMWVQRYGETGRLFAQMIGASANVLFDAIREEDIVSHADAEQTGWFQPAHTPGRTKLSQKRVEAWQRFGLDARYLDHKATSELLGTDHWYGGMLAPSGGHINPLGLSRGLALALERAGGTIYEATPVLSYEHDGTQWVVKTDQCVVKARALILATNAYTGEVVPKLNRRLAHSIVPVSSWQMSTEPLGEDLRASILPGRQAVSDTRGDLRFFHYDRDNRLITGGAIMGFGDLAARMARKAANNLADSFPQLAPPKMTHVWEGYLSMNWDRFPRVHSLGPNGWTWIGCNGRGVALGYSLGREMARATNGEDLASLALPTTEPHSLPFHAIGRAIAPYYLAWYKFKDRREYKN; this comes from the coding sequence ATGAGCAACCCAGTCACTTTTCCCCCTTCCATCTGGGCTGTCACCGCACCGGCCCGCAAGCAGGCAGCTCCCCTTGCGGAAGCGATCGAAGCCGACACCGTGGTGATTGGTGGTGGCTTTACGGGGCTGGGCGCCGCCCTGCATCTGGCCAAGGCCGGCAAAGAAGTGGTTCTGCTGGAAGGCAAGGCGATCGGCTGGGGCGCATCTGGCCGCAACAACGGGCAGGTTATCCCGACCCTTACGGCCGCAGAACCGGATATGTGGGTGCAGCGCTATGGAGAAACAGGCCGCCTGTTTGCCCAAATGATCGGGGCCTCAGCCAATGTGCTGTTTGATGCCATTCGTGAGGAGGATATTGTCTCCCACGCCGATGCCGAGCAGACCGGTTGGTTCCAGCCTGCCCACACGCCGGGTCGCACCAAACTGAGCCAGAAGCGCGTTGAAGCCTGGCAGCGTTTCGGCCTTGACGCCCGCTATCTCGATCATAAGGCAACCTCCGAGCTGCTCGGCACCGACCATTGGTATGGCGGCATGCTCGCGCCATCCGGTGGTCATATCAACCCGCTCGGCCTCTCGCGTGGATTGGCTCTGGCCCTAGAAAGGGCCGGAGGCACCATCTATGAGGCGACCCCGGTTTTGTCCTATGAACATGATGGCACCCAATGGGTTGTCAAGACCGATCAGTGCGTGGTAAAAGCCCGCGCACTGATCTTGGCAACCAACGCCTATACCGGCGAAGTCGTGCCAAAGCTTAATCGACGTCTGGCGCATTCCATCGTTCCTGTTTCCTCCTGGCAGATGTCAACCGAGCCACTCGGAGAAGACTTGCGCGCGTCGATCCTGCCCGGTCGTCAGGCTGTGTCCGATACCCGGGGCGATCTGCGCTTCTTCCATTATGATCGCGACAACCGGCTGATCACCGGCGGCGCCATTATGGGCTTTGGTGATCTTGCTGCCCGCATGGCCCGCAAGGCAGCCAACAATCTGGCCGACAGCTTCCCCCAGCTTGCACCGCCAAAGATGACACATGTCTGGGAAGGCTATCTCTCCATGAACTGGGATCGCTTCCCGCGTGTTCATAGCCTCGGCCCGAACGGCTGGACATGGATCGGCTGCAATGGGCGTGGTGTTGCGCTAGGCTATTCGCTGGGCCGCGAAATGGCCCGCGCCACCAATGGCGAGGACCTCGCCTCGTTGGCTCTGCCAACGACCGAGCCCCATAGCCTGCCTTTCCACGCCATCGGCCGCGCCATCGCCCCATATTATCTTGCCTGGTACAAATTCAAGGACCGCCGGGAATATAAAAACTGA
- a CDS encoding ABC transporter ATP-binding protein, with protein MSNILEINNLSLKIGVQDILHDVTVKVPEKGIVSVLGANGVGKTSLMRCISGIYHATGGEILLDGQDISKLKSHEIVERGVLQAPEGRQIFSTMTVLENLLLGAGPLGRQELDHVLTLFPVLKERLKQQAGSMSGGEQQMLCIGRALMHKPKVLLLDEPSLGLAPRLVGFICELVTRIREEGYSVLLVEQNVKAALRISDRAYVIEHGKIVIEGDAHALMSDKRVADAYLGGHVHEEA; from the coding sequence ATGAGCAATATTCTTGAAATCAACAATCTGTCGCTCAAGATCGGCGTTCAGGATATTCTGCATGATGTGACGGTCAAGGTGCCGGAAAAGGGCATTGTCTCTGTTCTTGGGGCCAATGGTGTCGGCAAGACTTCACTGATGCGCTGCATATCGGGTATCTACCATGCCACCGGCGGGGAGATCCTGCTTGATGGACAAGACATCTCGAAGCTCAAGAGCCATGAAATCGTTGAACGCGGCGTGCTGCAGGCGCCTGAAGGACGCCAGATCTTCTCCACCATGACGGTGCTGGAAAATCTGTTGCTTGGCGCTGGTCCGCTTGGACGGCAGGAACTGGATCATGTTCTGACCCTGTTCCCTGTGCTCAAGGAACGCCTCAAGCAGCAGGCTGGCTCCATGTCTGGCGGCGAGCAGCAGATGCTCTGCATCGGGCGTGCCCTGATGCACAAGCCCAAGGTTCTATTGTTGGATGAGCCATCGCTCGGCCTTGCGCCGCGTCTGGTGGGCTTTATCTGCGAGCTTGTGACCAGGATACGCGAGGAAGGCTATTCCGTTCTGCTGGTCGAGCAGAATGTGAAGGCGGCCTTGCGCATTTCAGACAGGGCCTATGTCATTGAGCATGGCAAGATCGTCATTGAGGGTGATGCCCATGCATTGATGAGTGATAAGCGCGTGGCCGATGCCTATCTGGGCGGTCATGTGCATGAAGAGGCTTAA
- a CDS encoding ABC transporter ATP-binding protein — MTAILELDSLTRVFGGLKAVDNVSTKVSQGELFGLIGPNGAGKTTLFNLISGFTPPSSGDVRFKGESITGLPVHKIAHRGMSRTFQNLRVFPNMTVFDNISVGALGMIGVGPFSSIWGGKAKAKEISERSWEMLEKVGLTAHADDLAANLSYGKRKYLEIARALAMNPDLLILDEPAAGMNDSETAELAQFITDLNKTGLTIMLVEHDMGLVMGICQRLVVLASGQKIADDVPSRVRQDPAVLEAYLGGDD; from the coding sequence ATGACGGCAATACTTGAACTTGATTCCCTGACTCGCGTCTTCGGTGGTCTGAAAGCCGTGGACAATGTCAGCACAAAGGTATCCCAAGGGGAGCTTTTCGGCTTGATCGGGCCAAATGGGGCGGGCAAGACCACTCTGTTCAACCTGATTTCGGGCTTCACGCCGCCTTCCTCGGGGGATGTCCGCTTCAAGGGGGAGAGCATAACGGGCCTGCCGGTGCACAAGATTGCGCATCGGGGCATGTCCCGTACCTTCCAGAATCTGCGTGTCTTCCCGAACATGACTGTCTTCGACAATATTTCCGTCGGGGCTCTGGGCATGATCGGGGTCGGCCCCTTCTCCTCCATTTGGGGCGGCAAGGCCAAGGCAAAGGAAATCTCCGAGCGCAGTTGGGAGATGTTGGAAAAGGTCGGCCTTACGGCCCATGCGGATGATTTGGCGGCCAACCTGTCTTACGGCAAGCGCAAATATCTCGAAATTGCACGCGCACTGGCGATGAATCCGGACCTGCTGATTCTGGATGAACCTGCCGCCGGGATGAATGATTCCGAAACGGCGGAGCTGGCCCAATTCATCACCGATCTCAACAAGACAGGCCTTACGATCATGCTTGTCGAGCATGACATGGGGTTGGTCATGGGCATTTGTCAGCGCCTCGTAGTGCTCGCATCCGGCCAGAAAATCGCTGACGACGTGCCTTCCAGGGTACGTCAGGATCCTGCTGTTCTGGAAGCCTATCTGGGAGGCGATGACTGA
- a CDS encoding branched-chain amino acid ABC transporter permease, translating into MSKSGLIKLLLLVIVFAVVPLALEGFGKGYYYQIATLAFVFMLLAASLHLVTGVAGLLHLGHAALYGVGAYVAALLGSKYGIGFTVGLPLAGLGAAFVAFLVALPTMRLMSIYFAVATLGIGQMLFLVFQNWVGLTNGPNGVMLFDGIDLFGYAVNSELGIYYVVSAVSAVSILILNRLSHSYYGNALRSLREDDQCTAAMGINVTVMKIQAFVISAFFAGIAGALWAYTTGYISPNDFNFSQSILILTMVVVGGLGSLPGVLIGALLLILLPELLRYFGDIRNIIVGLLMFGAILFLPKGLFGEVNALNFARRILGSAWSEDNSEKGIGWK; encoded by the coding sequence GTGTCTAAGTCTGGTCTTATCAAACTCCTGCTGTTGGTCATTGTCTTTGCCGTGGTGCCTTTGGCGCTCGAAGGCTTTGGCAAGGGCTACTATTATCAGATCGCCACGCTGGCCTTTGTCTTCATGCTGCTGGCAGCCTCCCTGCATCTGGTGACCGGTGTCGCCGGGCTGCTGCATTTGGGACACGCTGCTCTTTATGGTGTCGGGGCCTATGTGGCCGCGCTGCTCGGGTCCAAATATGGCATCGGCTTTACGGTTGGCTTGCCTCTGGCAGGTCTCGGGGCGGCCTTTGTTGCCTTTCTGGTCGCGTTGCCGACCATGCGTCTGATGTCGATCTATTTTGCCGTTGCGACCTTGGGTATCGGTCAGATGTTGTTTCTGGTTTTCCAGAACTGGGTCGGGTTGACCAATGGACCCAATGGCGTGATGCTGTTTGATGGCATCGACCTGTTCGGCTATGCGGTGAATAGTGAATTGGGGATCTATTATGTGGTTTCGGCTGTCTCGGCCGTGTCGATCCTCATTCTCAACCGTCTAAGCCATTCCTATTATGGAAACGCGCTCCGGTCTCTGCGTGAGGATGACCAGTGCACGGCAGCCATGGGCATCAATGTCACCGTCATGAAGATTCAGGCTTTTGTGATCTCTGCTTTCTTTGCAGGCATCGCCGGAGCGCTCTGGGCCTACACCACGGGCTATATCTCCCCCAATGATTTCAACTTCTCCCAGTCGATCCTCATCCTGACCATGGTTGTTGTGGGAGGTTTGGGCTCTTTGCCGGGGGTGCTGATTGGCGCTCTGCTGCTGATCCTCCTGCCCGAACTGCTGCGCTATTTTGGCGATATCCGCAACATCATCGTCGGCCTGCTCATGTTCGGGGCGATCCTGTTCCTGCCCAAAGGTCTGTTCGGTGAGGTGAATGCGCTCAACTTTGCGCGCAGGATTCTCGGGTCGGCATGGTCGGAAGACAATTCCGAGAAAGGGATAGGTTGGAAATGA
- a CDS encoding branched-chain amino acid ABC transporter permease: MFDPYFLQQLAIGVSLGMIYALMAIGFTLIFGVLNVVNFAHGEVYTIGAFAGLMAITAFAPPLLVVLFIALAAGALAGFGLERLAFRPFRRFSDEASLKSRAMREATLMSSLAMSIIAREAMELIFGSQFQSVDLAYLINKPIEIGPITIVNGDLIILGITLLMLAGLQWLLKKSPIGMSIRAVSNNALGAKYCGINTDRTIIFTFIIGSGMGALAGILVGLYYGAIFPAMGFTPGIKAFVAMVMGGLSSIPGAVISAMVLGLAESISTSFMPSVWSDMVAYGFLLATLIFFPQGLFGARRERV, translated from the coding sequence GTGTTCGATCCTTATTTTTTGCAGCAGCTCGCCATTGGCGTCTCGCTGGGTATGATTTATGCGTTGATGGCAATCGGTTTCACGCTTATTTTCGGCGTGCTCAATGTTGTGAACTTTGCGCATGGTGAAGTTTACACGATCGGGGCATTTGCCGGCCTTATGGCCATCACTGCATTTGCACCGCCGCTTCTGGTCGTGCTTTTCATTGCACTGGCAGCAGGGGCTTTGGCTGGCTTCGGCCTTGAACGCCTCGCCTTCAGGCCATTTCGCCGGTTTTCCGATGAAGCTTCGCTGAAGTCCCGCGCGATGCGTGAAGCCACCCTGATGTCTTCTCTGGCCATGTCCATCATTGCCCGCGAAGCGATGGAATTGATTTTCGGCTCGCAGTTCCAGTCTGTCGATCTGGCCTATCTGATCAACAAGCCGATCGAGATCGGTCCGATCACCATCGTCAATGGTGACCTGATCATTCTGGGCATTACGCTTCTGATGCTGGCCGGACTGCAATGGCTGCTCAAAAAGAGCCCCATAGGCATGTCTATCCGCGCTGTTTCCAACAATGCGCTGGGGGCCAAATATTGCGGCATCAACACCGATCGCACGATCATTTTTACCTTCATCATCGGGTCGGGCATGGGCGCGCTGGCTGGCATTCTCGTTGGGCTCTATTATGGTGCCATCTTCCCGGCCATGGGCTTCACCCCGGGCATCAAGGCCTTTGTTGCCATGGTCATGGGCGGCCTTAGCTCCATTCCGGGGGCAGTTATTTCTGCCATGGTTCTTGGTCTGGCCGAGAGCATTTCCACCAGCTTCATGCCATCGGTCTGGTCTGACATGGTTGCCTATGGCTTCCTGTTGGCCACGCTGATCTTCTTCCCGCAGGGACTCTTCGGGGCGAGGAGGGAACGTGTCTAA
- a CDS encoding ABC transporter substrate-binding protein — MEFSRRTLLAFTVASVMLPAASQAADSIKIGYQLPLTGNTAQYGQDFKDAAEIALAKFNASGQIDVPVEIIYEDSRSDAKEGVTIARKFVDDDEIVGVLGDFTSTVSMAAAQVYKRSGMVQLSQTASHPDFAKISKWQFRNITTQNQEGAVNAQWMIDQGIKKVAVIAEQTDWGQSVVKGFADPFKELGGEVVYTEFFNRGLADFRSIITKIEDKKPEAVYTGFFYEDGAQFLKQVAQLNADIPVYSTSAAYNDKLIELAGDAANGLKLTATFLPTRKDANVQEFVTEWKKTHDNAPGQFPAQAYDAVNIMLAAVAKAYPDVTRESLRDAVAATKDFPGVTGNTSFDENGEPVKELTKAMVKDGVFVEVK; from the coding sequence ATGGAATTTTCTCGCAGAACGCTTTTAGCATTCACTGTCGCCTCGGTCATGCTTCCAGCAGCTTCGCAGGCTGCCGATAGCATCAAGATCGGCTACCAGTTGCCGCTCACCGGTAACACTGCCCAGTATGGTCAGGACTTCAAGGATGCGGCAGAAATCGCCCTTGCCAAATTCAACGCGTCCGGCCAGATCGATGTGCCGGTTGAAATCATCTATGAAGACTCTCGCTCTGATGCCAAGGAAGGGGTGACCATCGCCCGCAAATTTGTCGATGACGATGAAATCGTTGGCGTATTGGGCGACTTCACTTCAACCGTGTCCATGGCAGCAGCGCAGGTCTACAAGCGCTCAGGCATGGTCCAGCTATCCCAGACAGCATCGCATCCGGATTTCGCCAAGATCTCCAAATGGCAGTTCCGCAACATCACCACCCAAAATCAGGAAGGCGCTGTCAACGCCCAGTGGATGATTGATCAGGGTATCAAGAAAGTGGCTGTGATTGCAGAACAGACTGATTGGGGCCAGTCTGTGGTCAAGGGCTTTGCCGATCCGTTCAAGGAGCTGGGCGGCGAAGTCGTCTATACCGAATTCTTCAACCGTGGTCTGGCTGACTTCCGCTCTATCATCACCAAGATCGAAGATAAGAAACCTGAAGCTGTTTACACCGGCTTCTTTTATGAAGATGGCGCCCAGTTCCTGAAACAGGTTGCCCAGCTCAATGCGGACATTCCGGTCTATTCCACCTCGGCGGCCTATAACGACAAGCTGATCGAGCTTGCCGGTGATGCAGCGAATGGCCTCAAACTGACGGCTACCTTCCTGCCAACCCGCAAGGATGCCAATGTCCAGGAATTCGTCACCGAGTGGAAGAAAACCCACGACAACGCTCCCGGGCAGTTTCCGGCACAGGCTTATGATGCGGTCAACATCATGCTGGCCGCTGTTGCCAAAGCCTATCCCGACGTGACTCGCGAAAGCCTGCGCGATGCAGTGGCTGCAACCAAGGACTTCCCCGGCGTAACCGGCAACACTTCCTTTGATGAAAATGGTGAACCCGTCAAGGAACTTACCAAAGCCATGGTCAAAGACGGCGTTTTCGTAGAAGTCAAATAA
- a CDS encoding L-2-amino-thiazoline-4-carboxylic acid hydrolase, producing the protein MSEETESPEITLEQLSGAYAMRAKFYMFMFDVLVENFGNDKAVELMSDATYRLGEEMGENLQAHGPANIEGLTEQFLQGIPCRDHLFGPELRKCDQDGMEIKFHKCPLKDNWVAAGRKGEALELLCKAAGAIDAGMFTKAGFTFEGETWKIGDTGCCRLVVKPGSEADAV; encoded by the coding sequence ATGTCAGAAGAGACCGAATCCCCCGAAATCACCCTCGAGCAGCTTTCAGGCGCTTATGCCATGCGCGCCAAATTCTACATGTTCATGTTCGATGTTCTGGTTGAGAATTTTGGCAATGATAAAGCCGTCGAATTGATGAGCGATGCTACCTACCGTCTAGGTGAAGAAATGGGCGAAAATCTCCAGGCCCATGGCCCTGCCAATATCGAAGGCCTGACCGAACAGTTCCTTCAGGGCATTCCATGCCGTGATCATCTGTTTGGACCTGAGCTGCGCAAATGCGACCAAGATGGCATGGAAATCAAATTCCACAAATGTCCACTGAAAGACAACTGGGTTGCTGCCGGCCGCAAGGGCGAAGCGCTTGAATTGCTGTGCAAGGCTGCCGGTGCCATCGATGCAGGCATGTTCACCAAGGCCGGTTTCACATTTGAAGGGGAGACCTGGAAGATTGGCGATACAGGCTGCTGCCGTCTGGTCGTGAAACCAGGTTCTGAAGCAGACGCTGTTTGA
- a CDS encoding amidase family protein — protein sequence MIATSSHDLSGSIVTSLNLAPTAQGPLDGLAFTVKDNIDIAEHRTSYGSPAWRESHLPPVENALCVDQLLAAGARCVGKVVADEFTYSLDGESQFFGTPRNAKAPDRIPGGSSSGSASSVGHALANFSICTDSGGSTRVPASLCGLWGMRPSLHRISEAGVLPFMPSVSTVGIIADSLSHLDSSMRVLLRSGSGQAHPIKRLLVLADALAVADNVVQEHTIKALETLSRRTGVPVQTVNFSEISDNAYQLKDCNLKALRDMQTLEFQNTVGNWIETTKPDLGFTFSMAYGNVQSFNRQKALESIVHCERLFELINAYLTPGTVICFPTTPVIAPMKGSLNTMDAVMDFYDRTMTITAFSGVGRLPEISAPLLSIDGCPVGLSFAAAHYQDEFLLSAVHHLLA from the coding sequence ATGATTGCCACTTCTTCTCACGACCTGTCAGGCTCGATCGTCACATCGCTCAACTTGGCCCCTACCGCTCAAGGCCCTCTTGATGGATTAGCCTTCACCGTTAAGGACAATATCGACATTGCCGAACATAGGACCTCTTATGGCAGCCCTGCCTGGCGAGAGTCCCATTTGCCTCCCGTCGAGAATGCCTTATGCGTGGATCAGTTGTTGGCCGCTGGCGCTCGATGTGTCGGCAAGGTTGTTGCGGATGAATTCACTTATAGTCTTGATGGAGAAAGTCAGTTTTTTGGAACCCCACGCAATGCAAAGGCTCCGGACAGAATACCCGGCGGCTCATCAAGCGGGTCCGCTTCTTCCGTCGGGCACGCTTTGGCAAATTTCTCAATTTGCACGGACTCCGGCGGATCGACCCGCGTGCCTGCAAGCCTGTGTGGGCTATGGGGTATGAGGCCATCTCTTCATAGAATTTCCGAAGCTGGGGTTCTCCCCTTCATGCCTTCTGTCAGTACCGTTGGTATTATCGCAGATTCTCTGAGCCATCTTGATTCTTCCATGCGCGTTCTGCTTCGCAGCGGAAGCGGGCAAGCCCACCCAATCAAGCGCCTTCTTGTTTTGGCAGACGCTCTTGCCGTTGCTGATAATGTGGTGCAAGAACACACCATCAAGGCACTTGAGACACTATCAAGGCGAACCGGCGTTCCGGTGCAAACGGTCAATTTTTCAGAGATCAGCGACAATGCCTATCAGCTCAAGGACTGCAACCTCAAGGCTTTGCGGGATATGCAGACGCTGGAGTTCCAAAATACGGTAGGAAACTGGATTGAAACCACAAAACCGGACCTTGGTTTTACCTTCTCCATGGCCTACGGCAATGTTCAATCCTTCAATAGGCAAAAAGCGCTGGAAAGCATTGTGCATTGTGAGCGCCTGTTTGAACTGATCAACGCTTACCTTACTCCGGGAACCGTCATCTGCTTTCCAACGACACCAGTCATCGCTCCGATGAAGGGATCGCTTAACACGATGGATGCCGTTATGGATTTCTATGATAGAACCATGACCATAACAGCCTTTTCCGGCGTCGGCCGCCTTCCCGAAATATCGGCACCGCTGCTCTCGATCGATGGATGCCCCGTTGGTCTCTCATTCGCCGCAGCGCATTACCAAGATGAATTCTTGCTCAGCGCGGTCCATCACCTGCTGGCCTAG
- a CDS encoding acetyl-CoA C-acetyltransferase, protein MTEIIIAAAARTAVGNFNGGLSTVPAHELGATVVRALLEKTHVDPLEVSDVILGQVLTAGQGQNPARQTAITSGLPETSTALTINQVCGSGLRAVALGMQSIKCGDASVVIAGGQENMSQAPHVMHLRKGTKMGPASMQDTMIKDGLWDAFNDYHMGQTAENVAMTCGVSRESQDRLAAESQRRAAAAQAAGKFEAEIVPVAFQTRKGEVIVEKDEFIRAETTEESLAKLRPAFKKDGTVTAGNASGINDGAAAVLMMSSEEAEKRGVKPMARVVAWATAGVDPALMGTGPIAASRKALHKAGWTTDDLDLIEANEAFAAQAAAVNDEMGWDISKVNVNGGAIALGHPIGASGARIFVSLLHEMERRDAKKGLATLCIGGGMGIALCVERD, encoded by the coding sequence ATGACGGAAATTATCATTGCGGCTGCCGCTCGAACTGCGGTTGGCAATTTCAACGGCGGTCTGTCGACCGTTCCTGCTCATGAATTGGGAGCCACTGTTGTTCGAGCCCTGCTTGAAAAAACACATGTAGATCCTTTGGAAGTATCTGACGTCATTCTTGGTCAGGTGCTGACCGCAGGGCAGGGGCAAAACCCCGCTCGTCAGACTGCCATTACAAGCGGTTTGCCTGAAACCTCCACAGCTCTTACGATCAATCAGGTTTGCGGCTCAGGCCTGCGCGCCGTCGCACTGGGTATGCAATCCATCAAATGTGGTGATGCGTCGGTTGTTATTGCCGGTGGCCAGGAAAATATGAGCCAGGCACCTCATGTGATGCATCTGCGCAAGGGCACCAAGATGGGGCCGGCATCCATGCAGGATACCATGATCAAGGATGGTCTCTGGGATGCTTTCAACGATTATCACATGGGGCAGACCGCTGAGAATGTGGCCATGACCTGCGGCGTTTCCCGTGAAAGCCAGGATCGTTTGGCAGCAGAATCCCAACGTCGGGCTGCAGCTGCGCAGGCCGCTGGCAAATTCGAAGCCGAAATTGTCCCCGTCGCTTTCCAGACGCGAAAGGGTGAAGTGATCGTGGAGAAGGACGAATTCATTCGCGCCGAAACCACAGAAGAATCCCTTGCAAAATTGCGCCCTGCTTTCAAGAAAGACGGAACGGTAACCGCAGGCAATGCCTCCGGTATCAATGATGGCGCTGCGGCTGTCTTGATGATGTCCAGCGAAGAGGCCGAAAAGCGTGGCGTTAAGCCAATGGCACGTGTGGTCGCCTGGGCGACAGCCGGTGTTGATCCCGCCCTCATGGGTACCGGTCCTATCGCAGCTTCCCGCAAGGCTCTGCACAAGGCTGGCTGGACCACCGATGATCTGGATCTGATCGAGGCAAACGAAGCCTTTGCGGCTCAGGCAGCAGCGGTCAATGACGAAATGGGTTGGGACATCAGCAAGGTCAACGTAAATGGTGGCGCGATCGCTCTTGGTCATCCGATCGGTGCTTCTGGCGCCAGAATCTTTGTTTCCTTGCTGCATGAAATGGAACGCAGGGACGCGAAAAAGGGTCTGGCAACGCTTTGCATCGGCGGTGGCATGGGCATCGCGCTTTGTGTTGAACGGGACTGA
- a CDS encoding 3-oxoacid CoA-transferase subunit B, translated as MNSKCLIANRVAQELKSGDLVNLGIGLPTMVANYLPAGMEVFFQSENGILGMSSLPDSKLQDEDLADAGGCPTGAAPGAVAFDSCLSFGLIRGGHLDVTVLGGLQVDEKGQLANWMVPGKMVPGMGGAMDLVAGAKRVIVAMTHTAKGNPKIVKQCNLPLTALRRVDLVVTDLAVIEPTEDGLVLRELAPGVTVDEVLAATEASLIVADDLKEMAISA; from the coding sequence ATGAATAGCAAATGCCTTATTGCAAATCGTGTTGCTCAGGAATTGAAAAGCGGCGATCTGGTCAATCTGGGCATCGGCCTGCCCACCATGGTTGCCAACTATCTTCCTGCCGGTATGGAAGTCTTTTTCCAGTCAGAGAACGGGATTCTGGGCATGAGCAGCCTGCCGGACAGCAAGCTGCAGGATGAAGATCTCGCCGACGCTGGCGGTTGCCCGACTGGAGCTGCTCCTGGTGCCGTAGCCTTTGATTCCTGTCTCAGTTTCGGTCTGATCCGTGGTGGTCATCTGGACGTTACGGTCCTTGGCGGCTTGCAGGTTGACGAGAAAGGTCAACTGGCCAACTGGATGGTGCCCGGCAAAATGGTGCCCGGTATGGGCGGAGCCATGGATCTGGTGGCTGGCGCGAAGCGCGTGATCGTTGCCATGACGCATACGGCCAAGGGCAATCCGAAGATTGTCAAGCAATGCAATCTGCCTCTGACAGCGCTGCGCCGTGTGGATCTGGTCGTGACGGATTTGGCGGTGATCGAGCCAACCGAAGACGGATTGGTGCTGCGCGAGCTTGCTCCCGGCGTAACGGTCGATGAGGTGCTGGCTGCAACAGAAGCGAGTCTCATTGTGGCTGATGACCTAAAAGAAATGGCCATTTCAGCCTGA
- a CDS encoding 3-oxoacid CoA-transferase subunit A, whose translation MSEVTYLEDAVAKIHDGAVLMIGGFMGVGTPPRLIDELVKQQKTNLTVIANDTARPGFGIGKLVEAGLVSKVIASHIGTNPMTQQKMISGEMEVELVPQGTLAERIRAAGYGLGAVVTPTGVGTPAQEGQETIEIDGETFILAKPIKAEFALVNAKQADYLGNLVYNLTARNFNPMIAMAAETVIAEAQTIVPTGALAPDLIATPHVLVDFLVSKECNNE comes from the coding sequence ATGTCTGAAGTAACTTACCTTGAGGATGCTGTCGCCAAAATTCACGATGGTGCAGTCCTCATGATCGGCGGATTTATGGGTGTCGGAACGCCTCCCCGCCTGATCGACGAACTGGTCAAACAGCAAAAGACCAATCTGACCGTCATCGCCAATGATACAGCGCGCCCCGGCTTCGGCATCGGCAAACTGGTGGAAGCAGGTCTTGTTTCCAAGGTTATCGCCAGCCATATCGGCACCAACCCGATGACCCAACAGAAGATGATTTCTGGCGAAATGGAGGTAGAACTCGTTCCGCAAGGCACACTCGCAGAACGCATTCGTGCCGCAGGTTATGGTCTTGGTGCTGTGGTCACGCCGACCGGCGTCGGAACGCCAGCCCAAGAAGGGCAGGAAACCATCGAGATTGATGGAGAAACCTTCATTCTGGCCAAACCGATCAAAGCCGAGTTTGCTCTCGTCAATGCCAAGCAGGCCGATTATTTGGGCAACCTTGTCTACAACCTGACTGCGCGCAATTTCAATCCCATGATTGCTATGGCTGCGGAGACTGTGATCGCTGAAGCGCAAACGATCGTGCCGACCGGCGCTCTGGCGCCCGATCTCATTGCAACACCGCATGTTCTGGTTGATTTCCTCGTTTCCAAGGAGTGCAACAATGAATAG